One genomic region from Kineobactrum salinum encodes:
- a CDS encoding BrnA antitoxin family protein: MKGTDMRDHYDFSKSVKNPYAKKLKKQVTIRLDEDTIEYFKQLADEKDLPYQSLINLYLRDCAQSHKDLKIEWQ, from the coding sequence ATGAAGGGTACAGACATGCGTGATCACTACGATTTTTCCAAGTCAGTCAAAAATCCATACGCCAAAAAGCTGAAGAAGCAGGTCACTATAAGACTTGATGAAGATACTATCGAGTACTTCAAACAACTTGCTGATGAAAAGGACCTTCCTTATCAGAGCCTTATTAATCTTTATCTTAGGGATTGTGCTCAGTCGCACAAAGACCTCAAAATTGAGTGGCAATAA
- a CDS encoding TetR/AcrR family transcriptional regulator, whose translation MNKRAKTVAENRAKLISAARKAFAEKGYAAASMDELTAEAGLTRGALYHNFGDKRGLLAAVVDQIDTEMAVRAKEEGAQAGDLWQGLLAESIAYIRMALDPEIQRIVLLDGPAVLGDPSQWPSQNSCLEVTRQTVTQLIAEGVLKPVDAEAAARLLSGAALNAALWIAANATPQKVTPKAVEAFQLLASGLLKNSS comes from the coding sequence TTGAACAAACGCGCCAAAACAGTGGCAGAAAACCGTGCAAAGCTAATATCAGCGGCCCGAAAAGCCTTTGCTGAAAAAGGTTACGCAGCGGCCTCGATGGATGAGCTAACCGCCGAAGCAGGTTTGACAAGAGGGGCTCTGTACCACAATTTTGGCGACAAACGCGGGCTTCTCGCTGCGGTTGTAGACCAGATAGATACAGAAATGGCAGTGCGTGCAAAAGAGGAGGGCGCACAAGCTGGAGACTTGTGGCAGGGGCTGCTGGCAGAGAGTATAGCCTATATACGTATGGCGCTTGATCCTGAAATCCAGCGTATCGTATTGCTCGACGGGCCTGCGGTTTTGGGAGACCCCTCACAATGGCCCAGCCAAAATAGCTGCCTTGAGGTCACCAGACAAACCGTGACGCAGCTAATAGCTGAAGGCGTTTTAAAGCCGGTTGATGCCGAAGCTGCTGCCAGATTACTCAGTGGTGCCGCGCTTAATGCAGCGCTGTGGATTGCCGCCAATGCCACCCCACAGAAGGTGACCCCGAAAGCCGTCGAAGCATTTCAGCTACTGGCATCTGGTTTGTTAAAGAACTCTTCCTAG
- the folD gene encoding bifunctional methylenetetrahydrofolate dehydrogenase/methenyltetrahydrofolate cyclohydrolase FolD, with amino-acid sequence MSAQVLDGKALAAQTEAALLARVEQLKAKSGGKTPILATILVGDDPASATYVRMKGNACRRVGMESLAVEMPVSTTTLELLARIEELNNDPDVHGILLQHPVPPQIDERACFDAIALHKDVDGVTCLGFGRMAMGEAAYGCATPQGIMRLLEEYGVEIEGKHAVVVGRSPILGKPMAMMLLQKNATVTICHSRTRDLPALVAQADILVGAVGKPEFIKADWVKPGAVVVDAGYHPGGVGDIELAPLLDKVSAYTPVPGGVGPMTINTLIMQSVESGEKSLG; translated from the coding sequence ATGTCAGCACAGGTTCTGGACGGCAAGGCCCTCGCGGCCCAAACCGAGGCGGCCCTGCTCGCCAGGGTGGAACAACTGAAGGCGAAGTCCGGCGGCAAAACCCCGATTCTCGCCACCATCCTGGTGGGCGATGACCCGGCATCGGCCACCTATGTCAGAATGAAGGGGAACGCCTGCCGGCGGGTCGGCATGGAGTCGCTGGCAGTGGAAATGCCCGTCAGCACCACTACCCTCGAGTTGCTGGCCCGAATAGAGGAACTGAACAACGACCCCGACGTCCACGGCATCCTGTTGCAACATCCCGTCCCACCGCAGATTGATGAACGCGCCTGCTTCGATGCCATCGCCCTGCACAAGGATGTGGACGGGGTAACCTGCCTGGGATTCGGACGCATGGCGATGGGCGAAGCGGCCTACGGCTGCGCCACGCCCCAGGGCATCATGCGCCTGCTGGAGGAATACGGCGTGGAGATCGAGGGCAAGCACGCGGTCGTGGTCGGCCGCAGCCCCATTCTCGGCAAGCCGATGGCGATGATGCTGCTGCAGAAAAACGCGACAGTGACCATCTGCCACTCCCGCACCCGGGACCTGCCGGCACTGGTCGCCCAGGCCGACATCCTGGTGGGCGCGGTCGGCAAGCCCGAATTCATCAAGGCCGACTGGGTCAAGCCCGGCGCGGTCGTGGTGGATGCCGGCTACCACCCGGGGGGCGTGGGTGACATCGAACTGGCCCCGTTGCTGGACAAGGTCAGCGCCTACACCCCGGTGCCCGGTGGCGTGGGACCGATGACCATCAACACGCTGATCATGCAGAGTGTGGAGTCCGGGGAAAAATCGCTGGGCTGA
- a CDS encoding IS66 family transposase: protein MPGFATSGNAPELLPSNPLTKALAYVHEREASLRVFLENPGVAMDTNHLERALRVIPMGRKNHLFCWSELGAEQLGILQSLMATCRLHGINSYDYLVDVLQRVGRHPARDVAALTPRNWKACFADNSMRSDVMNEAAHD, encoded by the coding sequence TTGCCTGGGTTCGCCACCAGCGGCAACGCCCCGGAATTGCTGCCATCCAACCCGCTCACCAAAGCGCTGGCCTATGTCCATGAGCGGGAGGCCTCGCTGCGTGTGTTCCTTGAGAATCCGGGTGTTGCCATGGACACCAATCACTTGGAGCGTGCCCTGCGCGTCATTCCCATGGGCCGCAAAAACCACTTATTTTGTTGGAGCGAGCTGGGTGCGGAGCAGTTGGGTATTCTTCAAAGCTTGATGGCGACCTGCCGCCTGCACGGCATTAACTCCTACGACTACCTGGTGGATGTGCTGCAACGCGTAGGGCGACACCCGGCTCGCGACGTCGCAGCTTTGACGCCGCGAAACTGGAAAGCCTGCTTCGCTGACAACTCCATGCGTTCGGATGTGATGAACGAGGCTGCCCATGACTGA
- a CDS encoding GFA family protein — MNSTSDKVRGHCRCGLVEFEVSAKPMITMACHCTGCQRMSSSAFSLSSLFPSEAFSITSGEPVIGGLHGSTRHFFCGHCMSWLFTRPEGMNDFVNVRSTLLAGSRTYKPFIETYTDEKIEWAVTGAKHSFSKFPPQNKFPELLQDYASKK; from the coding sequence GTGAACAGTACATCGGATAAGGTTAGAGGTCATTGCCGTTGCGGGTTGGTAGAGTTTGAGGTTAGCGCAAAGCCAATGATTACAATGGCTTGTCACTGCACGGGATGTCAGCGGATGTCATCAAGCGCCTTTAGCTTGAGCTCGCTATTTCCGAGTGAGGCATTCTCAATTACATCCGGAGAGCCCGTTATCGGTGGGCTGCACGGAAGTACGCGCCACTTTTTTTGCGGGCATTGTATGAGCTGGCTATTCACACGCCCTGAAGGTATGAATGATTTTGTAAATGTACGCTCAACTCTGCTTGCGGGCTCTCGAACCTACAAGCCTTTCATTGAAACTTACACGGATGAAAAGATTGAATGGGCTGTTACTGGTGCGAAACATAGTTTCAGCAAGTTCCCGCCGCAAAACAAGTTTCCGGAGTTACTTCAGGACTATGCGAGCAAAAAATGA
- a CDS encoding RidA family protein, whose product MLLPTGVRVQQSRWNSPTAESAFQKQCADIYYNEGLVMHQREAIFPANRHALYKEHGYSAAIRSGDLLFVSGQVGSREDGSPEPEFSLQVELAFKNLQATLAAANCTLDDIVDVTTFHTDPEHQFATIMQVKQKHFSAPPYPNWTAIGVNWLAGFDFEIKVIARIP is encoded by the coding sequence ATGTTACTGCCAACTGGCGTGCGGGTACAGCAGAGTCGCTGGAACTCGCCCACCGCTGAAAGCGCATTTCAAAAACAATGCGCAGATATTTACTACAATGAGGGTTTGGTTATGCACCAACGTGAAGCTATTTTTCCTGCCAACAGGCATGCACTCTACAAGGAGCACGGCTATTCGGCAGCTATTCGTTCTGGAGATCTGCTGTTTGTGTCCGGGCAGGTAGGTAGCCGTGAAGATGGTAGTCCTGAGCCTGAATTTTCACTCCAGGTGGAGCTGGCTTTTAAAAACCTGCAAGCTACACTGGCAGCAGCAAACTGCACCCTTGATGATATTGTTGATGTGACCACTTTTCACACTGATCCAGAGCACCAATTCGCCACCATTATGCAGGTAAAGCAAAAACACTTTAGCGCACCGCCCTACCCAAACTGGACAGCAATCGGGGTGAATTGGTTGGCTGGCTTTGATTTTGAAATAAAAGTTATCGCCCGCATTCCATAA
- a CDS encoding type II toxin-antitoxin system CcdA family antitoxin yields MNHVYNTQAPKKPTNVSINSDLLEKARSLNINLSATLELALAELLRTEHRAQWLRENADAIQAYNQFVETNGTFSDSVRKF; encoded by the coding sequence ATGAATCACGTATACAACACCCAAGCCCCTAAAAAACCTACTAATGTTAGTATAAACAGCGACTTACTTGAAAAGGCCAGAAGTCTCAATATCAATCTGTCCGCAACTCTGGAGCTTGCCTTGGCTGAATTGCTACGGACTGAACACCGTGCTCAATGGCTGCGCGAGAACGCCGATGCCATTCAAGCATACAACCAATTCGTCGAAACCAATGGCACGTTCAGCGACAGCGTAAGGAAGTTCTGA
- a CDS encoding SRPBCC family protein produces MHEVQHISIYIDRLPSEVYEFASNPENLPRWAAGLASSEVKRGRDAWAAESPFGKVKIRFAERNTFGIMDHDVKLDSGVVVHNPMRVVPNGDGSEFVFSLLRRPGMSDEQFAEDKQAVEKDLATLKELLERRS; encoded by the coding sequence ATGCACGAAGTACAACATATCAGCATTTATATTGATCGCCTCCCAAGCGAAGTTTATGAGTTTGCTTCAAATCCTGAAAATTTGCCGCGCTGGGCAGCGGGGTTAGCCAGCTCTGAGGTTAAGAGAGGTCGAGACGCGTGGGCGGCTGAATCTCCATTTGGAAAGGTAAAGATCAGGTTTGCGGAGAGGAATACATTTGGCATCATGGATCATGATGTTAAACTTGATTCAGGTGTGGTTGTTCACAATCCCATGCGAGTTGTCCCCAACGGGGATGGGAGCGAGTTCGTATTCTCTCTACTGCGGCGACCGGGTATGTCCGACGAACAATTCGCAGAAGATAAACAGGCAGTTGAGAAGGATCTGGCAACGCTAAAAGAACTTCTTGAGCGGCGCTCTTGA
- the tnpB gene encoding IS66 family insertion sequence element accessory protein TnpB (TnpB, as the term is used for proteins encoded by IS66 family insertion elements, is considered an accessory protein, since TnpC, encoded by a neighboring gene, is a DDE family transposase.) → MMFSSTARIWLYQKPVDMRRSFDRLAAIAQTQLSLQANSGDWFVFVNRRRTQMKILYYHGGGFCIWAKRLERGRFQSVTNNGEKLEPTVHSCSA, encoded by the coding sequence ATGATGTTCTCGAGTACGGCGCGCATCTGGCTGTACCAGAAGCCTGTCGATATGCGCCGCAGTTTCGATAGACTGGCCGCCATTGCTCAGACCCAGCTCTCTCTGCAAGCCAATAGTGGCGACTGGTTCGTCTTCGTCAATCGCCGTCGCACCCAGATGAAGATCCTGTATTACCATGGCGGTGGGTTCTGCATCTGGGCGAAACGCCTGGAACGGGGCCGGTTTCAGTCGGTGACGAACAACGGAGAGAAACTGGAGCCGACAGTGCACAGCTGCAGTGCCTGA
- the tnpA gene encoding IS66 family insertion sequence element accessory protein TnpA — translation MTTPQRIRRSAAQWREIVQQFIDRGLSATAFCKHNEIAYGTFVRWRHKLSLQEEALPPDKTSADWLPIDLTDPVDGAKRTWEIELELPGGVQLRMRAA, via the coding sequence ATGACCACACCTCAACGTATTCGCCGCTCAGCAGCACAATGGCGCGAGATCGTGCAACAGTTTATCGACCGTGGATTGTCTGCCACTGCTTTTTGTAAGCACAACGAGATAGCTTACGGCACATTTGTACGGTGGCGCCACAAGCTTTCCCTCCAGGAAGAAGCATTGCCACCAGACAAGACATCGGCCGACTGGCTACCGATTGATCTGACTGATCCGGTCGATGGCGCTAAGCGCACATGGGAGATTGAACTCGAGTTACCGGGCGGTGTCCAGCTACGGATGCGCGCTGCCTGA
- a CDS encoding alpha/beta hydrolase has protein sequence MLHGPRYRENEELWESERMMSDPGDGLLKIALFSGVALYTLQKPGNGTELLKAWHCFRVFLQPRYVLPEGDLARIKILSVWLLLLFGATVQANPLQLPQIKVVPIQDSALGRDYELYVKLPKDYDVNTDQTHPVIYIADARWHMEIISGSIEHLVQDAILVGISWEKGIPAQQSRMRDYTPDKYTGEDYKHPTGQAREHLAFLQNDVFKYVESEYKVDPTRRTYFGYSVSGTFGSYILLTRPKTFRNYIIGSPAPLFSGQFAHEYTPISQATPESLDANVFVSVGSDETPKYVENAFSLVRFLKSRKSDTSQVEFKVIESADHGFAFPMSGMQGLYWLAGISD, from the coding sequence ATACTGCATGGTCCACGATATCGAGAAAATGAAGAATTATGGGAATCTGAGAGAATGATGAGTGATCCTGGAGACGGCTTATTGAAAATAGCGCTTTTCTCCGGAGTGGCTCTCTACACACTGCAAAAACCTGGTAATGGAACCGAGCTATTAAAAGCCTGGCATTGTTTCCGGGTTTTTCTACAGCCTCGTTATGTACTTCCAGAGGGAGACCTTGCGAGAATAAAAATACTTTCTGTATGGCTGTTATTGCTATTTGGAGCAACTGTACAAGCTAATCCACTCCAACTTCCCCAAATCAAGGTCGTGCCCATTCAGGACAGTGCACTGGGGCGCGACTACGAACTGTACGTAAAGCTACCTAAAGACTACGATGTCAATACCGATCAGACGCACCCAGTTATCTACATTGCGGACGCACGTTGGCACATGGAAATTATCTCAGGCTCCATAGAACACCTGGTTCAGGATGCCATTCTAGTTGGTATTTCCTGGGAAAAAGGCATACCTGCACAGCAAAGTCGTATGCGTGATTACACTCCCGACAAATACACGGGGGAAGACTACAAGCACCCTACCGGCCAGGCTCGAGAGCACCTTGCGTTCTTACAGAATGACGTATTTAAGTATGTCGAATCTGAATACAAAGTCGATCCAACTCGGCGCACCTATTTTGGCTATTCAGTAAGCGGAACCTTTGGCAGCTATATACTGTTGACCCGTCCCAAGACCTTTCGAAACTACATAATTGGTAGCCCAGCACCTTTGTTCAGCGGGCAATTTGCCCATGAGTACACACCAATCTCACAAGCGACCCCCGAATCGCTAGATGCCAATGTCTTCGTGTCAGTAGGATCCGATGAAACACCAAAATACGTTGAAAATGCGTTTAGCTTGGTGCGTTTTCTGAAATCCAGGAAGTCCGACACGTCTCAGGTGGAATTCAAAGTAATAGAATCGGCGGACCATGGTTTCGCTTTCCCTATGTCTGGCATGCAGGGCCTATATTGGTTGGCTGGAATTTCCGATTAG
- a CDS encoding AraC family transcriptional regulator, translating to MEDPNIRSDPTSPLNQPPRGMMASALFSNRTLLATHNPGQARASVENVFFRHRLRTSGSGFNPINFIHRGAGLSSLTFNLISYGSDVEVSVDYIDRSHYVLVTPLNLKAVVHNHDTRSDLESGELIVLDPMRRFCFEMEAAHSHLAIGIPKQRLNAHLLQHYPHLAGQRIEFRSTPYSQKNIGSGLFDYLAYICREIDRPGTMTRHNAVASSIEDSFLTLLIATLLEAQDPSLLLDFGSHVPACVLRAEEFMEQNLSEEISSEDIVAVAGVPTRTLYHGFRKHRGVSPVHWLRLRRLRQARLDLLAAASTAVSVTDVAQLYQFSHVGRFSRAYFEEFGEYPSDTLRRL from the coding sequence ATGGAGGATCCCAACATCCGCTCTGACCCGACATCGCCCCTGAACCAACCGCCACGCGGCATGATGGCATCCGCGCTGTTCAGCAACAGAACGCTGTTGGCCACGCACAATCCCGGGCAGGCCAGGGCAAGTGTGGAAAATGTATTTTTCCGGCACAGGCTGCGTACCAGCGGCAGCGGCTTCAATCCGATCAATTTCATTCATCGCGGCGCGGGGTTGTCATCGCTGACCTTCAACCTGATCAGCTACGGCAGTGACGTCGAGGTCTCCGTAGACTATATCGACCGCAGCCACTATGTTCTGGTGACGCCGCTGAACCTCAAGGCGGTGGTGCACAATCACGATACTCGGTCCGACCTGGAAAGCGGCGAGCTGATCGTATTGGACCCCATGCGGCGGTTTTGCTTTGAAATGGAAGCGGCCCACAGCCACTTGGCCATCGGTATCCCCAAGCAAAGGCTCAACGCTCACCTGCTGCAGCATTATCCCCACCTTGCCGGACAGCGGATAGAGTTTCGCAGCACACCCTATTCGCAAAAGAACATCGGCTCCGGTCTGTTCGATTACCTGGCCTATATCTGCCGGGAAATCGATCGGCCGGGCACCATGACCCGGCACAATGCGGTGGCGAGTTCGATTGAGGACTCTTTCCTGACCCTGCTTATTGCTACGCTACTGGAGGCGCAGGATCCCTCGCTATTGCTGGACTTTGGAAGCCACGTACCGGCCTGCGTGCTGCGCGCTGAAGAGTTCATGGAGCAAAACCTGAGCGAAGAAATCAGTTCGGAGGATATTGTCGCGGTGGCGGGAGTCCCCACCCGTACCCTGTACCACGGCTTCCGCAAGCACCGCGGCGTCAGCCCTGTACACTGGTTGCGCTTGCGGCGTCTGCGCCAGGCTCGCCTGGATCTACTGGCAGCCGCAAGCACCGCAGTCAGCGTGACCGATGTCGCCCAGCTGTACCAGTTCTCCCATGTCGGGCGTTTCTCCCGCGCCTATTTCGAGGAATTCGGGGAATACCCCTCCGATACGCTGAGACGGCTCTAG
- a CDS encoding DUF3024 domain-containing protein, with translation MAFSEFEAKKIERAASEFLKERRPPAEIRPKLDLDVRVSGQSVQIVEIRPHFREPSTIIESPVAKATYIKKSQRWKIYWMRSDLKWHSYTPEPESRSIEEFFAIVNADENGCFFG, from the coding sequence ATGGCATTCAGTGAGTTTGAAGCAAAGAAAATTGAGCGGGCCGCTTCTGAATTTCTGAAAGAGCGGAGGCCGCCAGCCGAGATCCGGCCCAAGTTGGATCTGGACGTTCGAGTTTCCGGCCAAAGCGTGCAGATAGTCGAGATTCGCCCCCATTTTCGGGAGCCTTCCACGATCATTGAATCGCCGGTGGCAAAAGCTACCTATATCAAGAAATCTCAACGCTGGAAAATCTATTGGATGCGCAGCGATCTGAAGTGGCATTCGTACACGCCAGAACCCGAGTCACGCTCCATCGAGGAATTCTTTGCTATCGTGAATGCCGACGAGAATGGCTGTTTCTTCGGGTAG
- a CDS encoding type II toxin-antitoxin system VapC family toxin — translation MNVVDSSAWLSYLASDANSAVFAGPIEKLPELLVPSITITEVFKAVLRQRGEEAALIVTAHMEQGKVIPLDSELAKSAAKFGVLHKLPLADSIIFATAQKYSAVIWTQDNDFDGLANVRYISKKKP, via the coding sequence ATGAATGTCGTAGATTCATCAGCCTGGTTGTCGTATCTCGCCAGCGATGCGAATTCTGCGGTATTTGCGGGGCCCATAGAAAAGCTGCCAGAGTTGTTGGTTCCAAGCATCACTATCACGGAGGTTTTCAAGGCCGTACTGCGTCAACGTGGAGAAGAAGCCGCTTTGATTGTCACAGCCCATATGGAACAGGGCAAGGTGATCCCACTGGATTCAGAGCTGGCTAAGAGTGCCGCAAAATTTGGCGTTCTCCACAAACTACCGTTGGCTGATAGCATCATTTTCGCCACTGCTCAGAAGTACTCCGCTGTAATCTGGACTCAAGATAACGACTTCGATGGCTTGGCGAATGTCAGATACATTTCCAAGAAAAAACCATAA
- a CDS encoding CcdB family protein: MGQFCTYKNPNPGTRAHYPYLLDIQSDLLSGLRTTIVIPLTSSIIAAPISLSRLNPVFVLGGESFTAITQDIAGVDRKQLGAQAHDLSAHRSEIIAAADFVLSGI, from the coding sequence ATGGGACAGTTTTGTACATATAAGAACCCCAACCCTGGTACTCGCGCCCACTATCCCTACTTGCTGGATATACAAAGTGATTTATTGAGTGGACTGAGAACAACCATCGTCATTCCGCTCACATCTTCAATAATTGCCGCACCAATAAGTCTATCCAGGCTCAACCCTGTATTCGTTCTAGGCGGCGAGAGCTTTACAGCAATAACACAAGACATTGCAGGTGTGGATCGCAAACAGCTCGGTGCTCAGGCCCACGATCTATCTGCACACCGCTCAGAAATTATAGCTGCAGCAGATTTTGTACTCTCTGGCATATAA
- a CDS encoding amidohydrolase family protein, translated as MIQVAFNQANHSDSFSVAAPPSLQSCACWLRYTAQLIYAKLRAEIAGGFTMRLGIVLIMIFMADGLALAQESRLPIIDMHFHTVAVDSQGPPPLGLCSPFREIPSSVSAESYPDQWLSLLKNPPCDDPVWSPTSDRELMAASLAMLDEYNIFGVASGPEHLVRAYEDAAPDRIIQALLLGGSAVAEPQSIDSLRILHDEGRLEVIGELTTQYAGISPDDERLEPLWALAEELDLPVGIHIGTGPPGVAYLGASGYRARLHSALTLEEVLIRHPSLRIYISHAGWPMLEDLLALLWAHPQVYMDVAAINWALPTPEFHSYLQRIVEAGFGSRVMYGSDQMVWPGMIPKSIAAVRDAPFLDEAQKRDILYNNAARFLRLSEEEIATHHGK; from the coding sequence TTGATCCAGGTCGCATTTAACCAGGCCAATCACAGCGACAGCTTTTCCGTTGCGGCTCCGCCATCACTCCAAAGCTGCGCATGTTGGCTGCGTTATACGGCGCAATTAATCTATGCGAAACTTCGAGCTGAAATCGCGGGGGGCTTCACTATGCGGCTGGGAATAGTCTTAATAATGATTTTCATGGCTGATGGTTTGGCTTTGGCTCAAGAATCCAGATTGCCGATTATCGATATGCACTTCCATACAGTCGCGGTCGATAGCCAAGGCCCACCGCCACTAGGATTATGTTCGCCGTTTCGCGAGATTCCGTCCTCGGTCTCAGCCGAGTCATATCCCGATCAATGGTTGTCGCTACTAAAGAACCCACCATGTGATGATCCGGTATGGTCGCCGACATCCGATCGGGAGCTGATGGCTGCCTCGCTCGCGATGCTAGACGAGTACAACATTTTTGGTGTCGCGAGTGGGCCTGAACATCTGGTTAGGGCGTACGAAGACGCAGCGCCGGATCGCATCATCCAGGCTTTGTTGCTTGGCGGTTCCGCCGTCGCGGAGCCGCAGTCGATTGACTCGTTGCGTATCCTGCATGACGAAGGACGATTGGAGGTTATTGGAGAGCTGACGACGCAATACGCTGGGATTTCGCCCGACGATGAGCGTTTGGAGCCGCTTTGGGCTCTCGCCGAAGAGCTTGATCTACCCGTTGGGATCCATATCGGTACGGGGCCTCCCGGCGTCGCATACCTTGGAGCATCCGGCTATCGGGCGCGATTGCACAGCGCTTTAACGCTTGAGGAGGTACTCATTAGACATCCGTCGCTACGCATCTATATATCTCATGCGGGGTGGCCCATGCTCGAAGATTTGTTGGCCTTGCTGTGGGCGCACCCGCAAGTGTATATGGATGTAGCAGCCATTAATTGGGCTCTACCGACCCCAGAGTTTCACAGCTACCTGCAACGGATAGTTGAAGCAGGATTTGGGTCTCGCGTCATGTACGGCTCGGATCAGATGGTTTGGCCAGGAATGATCCCGAAGTCGATTGCCGCAGTAAGAGATGCACCGTTTCTTGATGAGGCGCAGAAACGAGACATCCTGTATAACAACGCCGCACGATTTCTTAGACTTAGCGAAGAGGAAATCGCTACGCACCATGGGAAGTGA
- a CDS encoding AbrB/MazE/SpoVT family DNA-binding domain-containing protein, whose amino-acid sequence MTSVTVSPKYQIVIPKEIRESMGIAPGQKVQMTSYQGRIEVIPLKPMKEMRGFLKGIDTTVLREEDRV is encoded by the coding sequence ATGACTTCAGTAACCGTATCTCCGAAGTATCAGATTGTAATTCCTAAAGAAATACGTGAATCCATGGGTATTGCACCTGGCCAGAAAGTCCAGATGACCTCATACCAAGGGCGGATTGAGGTGATTCCTCTTAAACCCATGAAAGAAATGAGAGGCTTCTTGAAAGGAATTGATACCACCGTTCTCAGGGAAGAAGATCGGGTATGA
- a CDS encoding GFA family protein, producing the protein MNCKKATGSGYAPVLFVPKNSVEITGDVRYYQTTGKRGFCPNRGSSLFDDPAVENPEELLSGMLGICAGSLDDLSQYKTEIDILLAGRLRGNVIL; encoded by the coding sequence ATTAACTGCAAGAAGGCGACGGGAAGTGGTTATGCACCGGTATTGTTTGTCCCAAAGAATTCCGTCGAGATCACTGGCGACGTCAGGTACTACCAAACAACGGGAAAGCGTGGATTCTGTCCGAACCGTGGATCTTCGTTGTTCGACGATCCTGCAGTCGAAAATCCGGAGGAACTTCTTTCAGGGATGCTAGGGATTTGTGCAGGATCACTTGATGATCTTTCCCAATACAAGACTGAAATTGACATTTTACTGGCCGGTCGGCTACGTGGGAATGTAATATTGTGA
- a CDS encoding BrnT family toxin has translation MSHLNFEWDIRKDASNQKKHGVSFHEAKTAFTDEYARLIADPDHSDEEDRFILLGTSIHSRLLVVCHCARADEIVRIISARKADKRERMIYEGYRHA, from the coding sequence ATGAGCCATCTGAACTTCGAATGGGATATCCGGAAGGATGCTTCTAACCAGAAGAAGCATGGCGTTTCATTCCACGAGGCAAAAACCGCCTTTACAGACGAGTACGCCCGCTTGATCGCAGATCCGGACCATTCTGACGAGGAGGACCGGTTCATACTCCTTGGTACGAGCATTCATTCTCGTCTGTTAGTCGTGTGCCATTGTGCTAGAGCCGACGAGATCGTACGCATTATCTCCGCGCGTAAGGCTGACAAGCGAGAACGAATGATTTATGAAGGGTACAGACATGCGTGA